The Janthinobacterium tructae genome contains the following window.
GTACTATACGAAGCAGGCACAGGCTGTGCTGGACGGTACGTGGAAGTCCAGCAGTACCTGGGGCGGCATCAAGGATGGCATGGTCAAGCTGGAAGGCATCAACGCCGCCGTGCCCGCCGATGTGAAACAGTTTGTATTGGCGCGCGAGAAAGACTTGGTGGCTGGCAAGCTCAATCCTTTCAGTGCACCGATCAAGGATAACGATGGCAAGGTGCGCCTGGATAAAGGCGTGCTGGACGATGCGGCGCTGACGAAGATGGATTATTTTGTCGAAGGCGTGGCAGGGAAAGTTTCCGGAAAGTAATAGGTTTGAGTCAGAACTTGCTGTAATATTGCCGGAAACGGGAGCAGGGCCGGGAGTACATGCGCATTCCCGGCCCCTCCATAGAGCAGAGCTTGAACAAGCCCGTACCGGAGATCGACCCATGGACAGACTGGAAGTATTCAAGATTATCGCGCTGCAAGCGAGCAAGGGCGAGCTGACGTTCCCCGCCAACGTCAAGGCCACCTTGAAGTTGCAGGAAGCGCTGGACGACCCCGATTGCCATATCGAAGCGGCCGCCCGCATGGTCATGGCCGAGCCGCTGCTGTCGGCGCGGGTCGTGGCCTTGGCCAACTCGGCCGCCTACAACCGTTCCGGCAATGAAATCGCCAATGTGCGCGCAGCCGTTTCGCGCCTGGGCTTTGCCACATTAAAGTCGATGGTGGCATCGGTCATCGTGCGCCAGCTGGGCAGCCAGATCACCGACCCGCAATTGCGCGCCAAGGGGGCCAAGCTGTGGGAGCACACGGCCCACGTGGCGGCGTTGAGCCAGGTGATCGCGCGGAAAGTCACGCATGTGGACGTGGAAACGGCCATGTTCGCCGCCATCGTGCACGAGGTGGGCGGCTTTTATCTGCTGTCGCGCGCCGAGGAATATCCGGGCTTGCTCGATGACAACACGGAAGACTGGATCGAATACGGCGAAAAACTGATCGGCCGCGGCGTGCTGCGCCAGTTGCAAGTGCCCGACATGGTCTTGCAGGCCGTGGAAGGCATGTGGCACGGCGGCAGCCCGTTCCCGCCCCGCACCCTGGGCGCGACCCTGGTGCTGGCCAACGATCTGTCGCCTGTTGGCTCGCCCCTGCACCCGCCGGAAAGCGCCGAGCGGCGCCTGGCGGCGGCGAAGATCGACTTCGGGATTGGTGGCAGCACCCTGCACACGATACTCGATGAATCGGCCGAAGAGATCGAATCGCTGGCGGCGGCCCTGCTGGTCTGACGCTTTTTCCATCGTATTTCCCCGCCCTTGTTGCGGGGATTTTTTTCGTCCGCATTTTGATCCATCTTTCCCCATGGCATACAATCGCCGGCCCGGCTATCCGCCGGACCGCTTTCCTCCTCTTACCCAAAGGATCTTATGCAGAAGCTGTTTTCTTCCCTCGCCTTGACTGCGCTGGCGTTTTCCGCGCACGCCGCTGCCGGTTTGCCCGTGGTACAGGAAGCGCCCTTGCGCGCCCACCTGGCCTTCCTGTCCAACGATTTGCTGGAAGGCCGGGGCACGGGCCAACGGGGCGCCGACCTGACGGTGGCGTATCTGGAAACCCAGGCGCAGATGGCCGGTTTGCGCCCCGTGCGCGGCAACAGCTACCGCCAGAGCGTGCAAATCGCCGGCGTGAAGTCGCTGCCTGCCGAGAGCAGCCTGCAGGCGCTGGCCGGGGGCAAGGCCGTGCCGCTGGCGTTCGGCCCGGACTGGGTCTGGGCCACGGGCGACTCCGTTGCCGTGCACACCTTCGATGCGCCGCTGGTGTTCGTCGGCTACGGCATCACGGCGCCGGAAGAGGGCTGGAACGATTTCAAGGGCGCCGATGTCAAAGACAAGATCGTCGTCATGATGGTCAACGACCCGCAAGCCACTGCTCTTGATCCGAACCGCTTCGCGGGCAAGGCGCTGACTTATTATGGCCGCTGGACGTACAAATTCGAGGAAGCCAAACGCCAGGGCGCCGCTGGCGTCTTGCTGATCCACACGAAACCGTCCGCCTCGTACGACTGGAGCGTGGTGCAGAACAGCTGGAGCGGCAGCGAGCGCTTCCAGCTGGCGGATCGCACTGCCGGCACTCCCCTGCAGGGCTGGATCGCGGAAGACGCGGCGCGCCGTCTGTTTGCGGCCGGCGGGCAGGACCTGGACGCCTTGCGCGCGCAAGCGGAAAGCAAGGACTTCAAGGCCGTCGCCTTGAACGCCAAGCTGAGCGGTGAAATGAAATCGGCCGTGCGCAAGGTGGAACAATTCAATATCGCCGGCATGGTGCCAGGCACCGACCCGGCATTGAAGGATGAAGCCGTCATCTACAGCGGCCACTGGGACCATCTGGGCAAGCAAGGTAAGGATGACGAAAAAGCGGGCGACACGATTTACAACGGCGCCGTCGACAATGCCTCGGGCACGGCCGGCTTGCTGGCCATGGCGCAGGAAGCCGTCAAGAAACCGGCGAAGCGCACGCAGATTTTCCTGTGGGTGGCGGCCGAAGAGCAGGGTTTATTGGGCAGCGCCGCGTATGCGGCCGACCCGCTGTGGCCCCTGAACAAAACGGCGGCCGCGCTAAACCTCGATAGCTTGAATTTCGTCGGTGCCACGCATGATATCGGCGCGCAAGGCAGCGAGCGCACGGACTTGGGCGCGATGGCGGCGGCAACCGCCAAAGCCATGGGCATGCATATCGCTGCCGCGCGTCCCGACCTGGCCGGCGGCTATTTCCGCAGCGACCATTTCAGCTTTGCCAAGGCGGGCGTGCCCGCGTTTTCCATCAATGGCGGCCGCGAGTACATCAAGGACGTGGCGGCGTCGAAAGCCAAGGCGGCCGCGTATGGCCCCCGCTACCATCAAGTCACCGATGAGTACGATGCCAGCTGGGATTTGTCCGGCATGACGCAGCAGGCGCAATTTACGCTGAACCTGGGGCAAGCCGTGGCCAACGCGGCGAAAATGCCGGCCTGGAAGGCGGGCGATGCGTTTGGCAAGGCGCGCGAGCAAGCCGCGAAATAAGACGTGGTCCGTGCATGTTTTGTCGGGTTACGCGCTGGCGCGCTAACCCGACCTACGCACTTGCTCCAAGCGAACAGGCGTAGGTCGTTTAGCGCGGCGAGGCCGTGCGTAATCCGACAACATTGTTGGCGCCGCAGTGTTGGCCCCGCAGCGCCGGATCAAGCCGCCCGTTCCAGCTTGCGCTGCGCGTGGCGGTACTTGCTCCACACCAGCAACAGCAGCAGCGGCATGGCGCCGCCCACCATGCACAGGGCGGGCCAGCCGCCAGCGGCGAAGCTGGCGCTGGCCAGCGCCGAGCCGGCCGAGGCGCCGATGAAGCCGCCCGCGATGAACACGGTGGTGACTCTTGCCCGCGCATGCGGCGCCAGTTTATAGATGATGGACTGGTGCGTCACTTGCAAGCCCATCACGCCCATGTCCAGCAGGACGATGCCTATTAGCAATAGCACCAGCGAATGCGCGCCGAAGCCGATCAGGGCCCAGCCCGCGATCGAGGCGACGGCCAGCAGCCAGGTGG
Protein-coding sequences here:
- a CDS encoding HDOD domain-containing protein, whose protein sequence is MDRLEVFKIIALQASKGELTFPANVKATLKLQEALDDPDCHIEAAARMVMAEPLLSARVVALANSAAYNRSGNEIANVRAAVSRLGFATLKSMVASVIVRQLGSQITDPQLRAKGAKLWEHTAHVAALSQVIARKVTHVDVETAMFAAIVHEVGGFYLLSRAEEYPGLLDDNTEDWIEYGEKLIGRGVLRQLQVPDMVLQAVEGMWHGGSPFPPRTLGATLVLANDLSPVGSPLHPPESAERRLAAAKIDFGIGGSTLHTILDESAEEIESLAAALLV
- a CDS encoding M28 family peptidase — translated: MQKLFSSLALTALAFSAHAAAGLPVVQEAPLRAHLAFLSNDLLEGRGTGQRGADLTVAYLETQAQMAGLRPVRGNSYRQSVQIAGVKSLPAESSLQALAGGKAVPLAFGPDWVWATGDSVAVHTFDAPLVFVGYGITAPEEGWNDFKGADVKDKIVVMMVNDPQATALDPNRFAGKALTYYGRWTYKFEEAKRQGAAGVLLIHTKPSASYDWSVVQNSWSGSERFQLADRTAGTPLQGWIAEDAARRLFAAGGQDLDALRAQAESKDFKAVALNAKLSGEMKSAVRKVEQFNIAGMVPGTDPALKDEAVIYSGHWDHLGKQGKDDEKAGDTIYNGAVDNASGTAGLLAMAQEAVKKPAKRTQIFLWVAAEEQGLLGSAAYAADPLWPLNKTAAALNLDSLNFVGATHDIGAQGSERTDLGAMAAATAKAMGMHIAAARPDLAGGYFRSDHFSFAKAGVPAFSINGGREYIKDVAASKAKAAAYGPRYHQVTDEYDASWDLSGMTQQAQFTLNLGQAVANAAKMPAWKAGDAFGKAREQAAK